In one Granulicella aggregans genomic region, the following are encoded:
- a CDS encoding enoyl-CoA hydratase/isomerase family protein produces MHFETLLYDCQHHVATVTLNRPKVLNALNAKVLNELEELFAQISENSSIRAVLITGSGDRAFAAGADINELAKAGKAPNSPTGEQLALRGQNVFSLIETCGKPVIALINGFALGGGCELALACTMRLAADTAKLGQPEIKLGIMPGYGGTQRLPRLIGTSRALRLILTGDTIDATEALRIGLVDEVHPAADLLAKGHALATQIASAAPLSITGSLEAVRRGSHLDLHDALRVEAEIFGELCNSQDKTEGTAAFLEKRNPRWHGH; encoded by the coding sequence AACCGCCCCAAGGTCCTCAACGCCCTCAACGCCAAGGTCCTCAACGAACTCGAAGAACTCTTCGCCCAGATCTCCGAAAACTCCTCCATCCGCGCCGTGCTCATCACCGGCTCCGGCGATCGTGCCTTCGCCGCCGGTGCCGACATCAACGAGCTCGCCAAAGCCGGCAAAGCCCCCAACTCCCCCACCGGCGAGCAACTCGCTCTCCGCGGCCAGAACGTCTTCTCCCTCATCGAAACCTGCGGCAAGCCCGTCATCGCCCTTATCAACGGCTTCGCCCTGGGAGGCGGCTGCGAACTCGCCCTCGCCTGCACCATGCGCCTGGCCGCCGACACCGCCAAGCTCGGCCAGCCCGAGATCAAGCTGGGCATCATGCCCGGCTACGGAGGCACCCAGCGCCTCCCACGCCTCATAGGCACCTCCCGCGCCCTCCGCCTCATCCTCACCGGCGACACTATCGACGCCACCGAGGCCCTCCGCATCGGCCTAGTCGATGAGGTCCACCCCGCCGCCGACCTTCTCGCCAAGGGCCACGCCCTCGCGACTCAGATCGCCTCCGCCGCCCCACTCTCCATCACCGGCTCGCTCGAAGCCGTCCGCCGCGGCAGCCACCTCGACCTCCACGACGCTCTGCGCGTCGAAGCCGAGATCTTCGGCGAACTCTGCAACTCCCAGGACAAGACCGAGGGCACCGCCGCCTTCCTCGAAAAGCGCAACCCCCGCTGGCACGGCCACTAA